In Ignavibacteriales bacterium, the genomic window GGATCGTTGCTATCGTTATTTCCCTCCCCCGTTATTCATTTCGACGCGGGGAAAATAACAATGGCATTCGCAAGCGATACTTCACGATTGAACGGCTCGGGGACATCAATACTCGCATTCATCCGTTTTAAAATAACAGAAGTGAACACGTACGGATCATCGCTTCAGCTATCCAACATCATGTTCAACGAAAGCATAACGGGTAATATTAGAAACGGAACATTCACTCCCCTACTCCGCGCTAATCTAACAGTTACTCCATCTACAGCAATACTTGTTGCCGGAGATTCTTTGCAGTTCAATGTTTCGGGCGGAGCTACACCTCCTGTGGTTTGGTCTGTAACCGATTCTACACTTGCAACAATCTCATCAACCGGAAAACTGAAAGCATTGAAGAGCGGAATCGTTCATGTTTTGGTTATAGATTCAGTTGGTGCAACAGGTACAAGCGGAAATATTACGCTGTACGATATGCGAATCCGTTTACTCAACGTTACCGGTGCGGCAGGAGATTCGGTTGAAGTGGCTGTGGAAATTGGTTCGTATCCTGCGGGTGTTTTTTCAACACAGCTTACACTCACTCATAACGCGAGCTACTTAACACCTTTGCAGGTTATTACGGCAGGGACATTATTCGAAGGTCGAATGGTTGCGATGGCAACACCCACAGCGGGAAGTGTGAATATCACTGCTGCCGGAGCTACACCTGTAACCGGACCGGGAGTTTTGTTGAAGATACGATACAAAATATCTTCATCAGCTCCTCTCGGCTCTTATCCTGTTAACTTTACGTCACAACTGCTGAACGAAGGAAAACCATTAGCACTTCCATCTAACGGACAGATAACAGTCGGCACAACGGCAGTCGATGATCAAGAGCCTACACAACCGATGAAATATTCTTTAGAGCAGAACTATCCGAACCCGTTCAACCCTGTTACAAATTGTCAATTTACAATTGGCAATTCTCAATTGACAATTCTAAAGATATATGATGCATTGGGAAGAGAAGTTGAAACCTTGGTGAATGAGGTGTTGAGTCCGGGTACTTATAATGTGAAATGGGATGCGAGTAATATACCAAGCGGAGTTTATTACTATAGCATTCATGC contains:
- a CDS encoding T9SS type A sorting domain-containing protein gives rise to the protein MKKIIFIILLGTLLVLPLMAGPIRVSFRDSTITRGNTVYIPVRIDSSVTGLNVKSFELDINYSAGAMVIDSVITIGSMTEGWGAPAFHLSLGKITIAGAGTAPLEGTGILLYLKASFPLTSTWSSGSLQFVRAYFNEGSPATIVRNGTIYILNLPIITVSPNTALLTVGETAQFSASGGKIPYSWYTTDPFVATINPSGLLTSQHGGFCQVVAVDSNGITDTTGLVEVRSFKLTIRDTSYLQGQTINIPIYISDLSLVDIKSGIFSVTYNTNILTALDVITSGSLLSLFPSPVIHFDAGKITMAFASDTSRLNGSGTSILAFIRFKITEVNTYGSSLQLSNIMFNESITGNIRNGTFTPLLRANLTVTPSTAILVAGDSLQFNVSGGATPPVVWSVTDSTLATISSTGKLKALKSGIVHVLVIDSVGATGTSGNITLYDMRIRLLNVTGAAGDSVEVAVEIGSYPAGVFSTQLTLTHNASYLTPLQVITAGTLFEGRMVAMATPTAGSVNITAAGATPVTGPGVLLKIRYKISSSAPLGSYPVNFTSQLLNEGKPLALPSNGQITVGTTAVDDQEPTQPMKYSLEQNYPNPFNPVTNCQFTIGNSQLTILKIYDALGREVETLVNEVLSPGTYNVKWDASNIPSGVYYYSIHAGKYSETKKLILMK